From one Gossypium hirsutum isolate 1008001.06 chromosome D08, Gossypium_hirsutum_v2.1, whole genome shotgun sequence genomic stretch:
- the LOC107916909 gene encoding uncharacterized protein isoform X3: MVVEFLLQQSENKFQGGLQPNERNRKVLRCLLSWVRAGCFSETPEGSFPTHPLLNFVFNSLQVSSSFDLAIEVLVELVSRHEGLPQVLLCRVPFLKEMLLLPALTGGDVKVIAGLACLMSEIGQAAPSLIVEASAEARALTDALLSCVAFPCEDWDIADSTLQFWSSLASYILGPDVDGTNKKNVEGMFFSVFSALLDALLLRAQLDESTFSDESRTFDLPDGLVQFRMNLIELLVDICQLLQPATFVQKLFFSGWFSTNVAIPWQEVEIKLFALNVVSDVVLQGGQTFDFSVVMQLVTVLSSWPSDDLKGFMCIVYRSVADVIGSYSKLISTLETNARPLLLFLAAGISEPLSSNACASALRKLCEDASSVMYEPSNLDIFMWIGEALEKKCLPLEDEEEVVTAISQVLGYVSNKELQNNLLSKLLSSSYDAIGKLIEDDNNHSLRQNPAAYTQILGLATRGLHRMGVVFSHLELPLLSEASADNPIIAVIRVFWPMLEKLFRSEHMENSSLSTAACRALSLAIQSSGEHFEMLLPKILDCLSTNFLSFQGHECYIRTASLVIEEFGLKEGYGPLFISTFERFTRASSVRALNSSYVCDQEPDLVEAYTNFASTFVRSSRKEVLAASGALLEISFQKAAICCTAMHRGAALAAMSYLSCFLEVGLASLLESMTFSPEGSFGATSIQVISHSGEGLVSNIVYALLGVSAMSRVHKCATILQQLAAFCCLSERTTWKTVLSWEFLHSWLQAAVQALPADYLKQGEAETLVPVWLKALAGAASDYLESKSSNGRTSDYGYMQGKGGRMLKRVIREFADSHRNIPNFT; encoded by the exons GGGCTTCCTCAAGTTTTGCTATGTAGAGTACCTTTTCTTAAAGAAATGCTTCTTTTACCTGCGCTTACTGGGGGAGATGTGAAGGTGATTGCTGGCCTTGCATGTTTGATGTCTGAAATTGGGCAGGCT GCACCATCGTTGATTGTAGAGGCAAGTGCTGAGGCACGTGCACTGACAGATGCTCTGTTGAG CTGTGTGGCTTTTCCCTGTGAAGACTGGGATATTGCAGACTCAACTTTGCAATTTTG GTCTAGTCTTGCAAGCTATATACTTGGCCCTGATGTTGATGGTACCAATAAAAAAAATGTCGAAGGCATGTTTTTTTCTGTATTCTCAGCTTTACTTGATGCTCTTTTGCTACGTGCTCAG CTGGATGAATCTACATTTAGCGATGAGAGTAGAACTTTCGACTTGCCTGATGGTCTTGTCCAATTTAGGATGAATCTCATTGAACTTTTGGTGGATATATGTCAGCTACTACAACCTGCTACATTTGTACAGAAG CTTTTCTTCAGTGGTTGGTTTTCCACAAACGTGGCAATACCTTGGCAAGAGGTTGAAATCAAATTGTTTGCCCTCAATGTG GTTTCTGATGTAGTTCTGCAAGGAGGCCAAACTTTTGATTTCTCAGTGGTTATGCAGTTGGTTACAGTGCTGTCTTCCTGGCCTTCTGATGACCTCAAGGGATTCATGTGCATT GTTTACAGATCAGTGGCAGATGTTATTGGTTCCTATTCCAAGTTGATATCTACCCTGGAAACTAATGCTAGACCTTTACT ATTATTTCTTGCTGCAGGGATTTCAGAACCTCTCTCCTCAAATGCTTGTGCCTCTGCCCTCCGTAAACTTTGTGAAGATGCTTCTTCTGTGATGTATGAGCCATCAAATTTGGATATCTTTATGTGGATAGGAGAG GCTTTGGAGAAGAAGTGTCTTCCTttggaagatgaagaagaagttGTTACTGCAATCAGCCAAGTCCTTGGTTATGTTTCCAACAAAGAGCTGCAGAACAACTTGTTGTCTAAATTGCTATCATCTAGCTATGATGCTATTGGGAAACTT ATTGAGGATGATAATAACCATTCTTTAAGACAGAATCCAGCTGCTTATACACAAATTTTGGGCCTTGCAACGAGAGGGCTGCACAG GATGGGAGTTGTCTTCAGTCATCTAGAATTGCCTCTGCTGTCCGAGGCTTCTGCTGATAATCCCATCATTGCTGTAATTAGGGTTTTTTGGCCTATGCTGGAGAAGCTTTTTAGATCAGAACATATGGAGAACAGTAGTTTATCTACTGCAGCTTGTCGTGCTCTTTCGCTGGCAATTCAATCGTCAG GGGAGCACTTTGAAATGCTTCTGCCCAAGATATTAGATTGCTTGTCTACAAACTTTTTGTCATTTCAAGGTCACGAATGCTACATCAGAACTG CTTCTCTTGTTATCGAAGAGTTTGGTCTCAAAGAGGGGTATGGTCCTTTGTTCATTAGCACATTTGAACGATTTACTCGAGCATCTTCAGTAAGGGCCCTAAATTCTTCGTATGTATGTGACCAAGAGCCTGACCTAGTAGAGGCGTACACAAATTTTGCATCGACATTTGTTCGTAGTTCTCGTAAG GAAGTGTTGGCTGCATCTGGTGCTCTTCTAGAAATTTCTTTTCAAAAGGCAGCTATATGCTGCACTGCTATGCATCGCGGGGCAGCACTTGCAGCTATGTCATACTTATCTT GTTTCTTGGAAGTTGGTCTGGCGTCTTTGTTGGAATCAATGACCTTTTCTCCTGAAGGATCATTTGGGGCCACATCAATTCAGGTTATTTCCCATAGTGGGGAGGGACTTGTATCAAATATAGTATATGCTTTACTTGGTGTCTCAGCAATGTCACGG GTCCACAAGTGTGCGACAATATTGCAGCAATTGGCTGCATTTTGCTGTTTGAGTGAGAGAACAACCTGGAAGACCGTTCTTTCTTGGGAATTCTTGCATTCATGGTTACAAGCAGCG GTGCAGGCTCTTCCTGCCGATTATCTGAAGCAGGGAGAAGCTGAAACGCTAGTGCCGGTTTGGTTGAAGGCCCTTGCCGGTGCTGCCTCAGATTATCTCGAGAGCAAGAGCTCCAATGGAAGGACAAGCGATTACGGTTACATGCAAGGGAAAGGAGGGAGAATGCTGAAACGAGTGATCCGAGAGTTTGCAGATAGTCACCGCAATATCCCGAATTTCACTTGA